In Candidatus Bathyarchaeia archaeon, one DNA window encodes the following:
- a CDS encoding helix-turn-helix domain-containing protein — protein sequence MSVSPSVREVLARRIAGEIILSNKPGATMRKWRELFGVSQTTLSDKMMLSPSVISDYESGRRKSPGTKFVRRFVWALLKIDEERGSRFIREFAKLTSSPSMAVVDLREFPIPVRVEYLCKAIKGEVVACSSLNVKEVLGYTVVDSKKTIETLSGFEYAQLFGATTERALVFTNIGNESSPMMLVRMSSLKPRVVVFHGVKPDEYSIRLAEYDHIPLIYSALPTVEQLVKSLRKLYRVALRVKLGRAVRPPPKVST from the coding sequence ATGTCTGTGTCTCCAAGTGTTCGTGAGGTTCTTGCGAGGCGAATTGCCGGCGAGATTATTCTTTCAAATAAGCCGGGCGCCACCATGCGGAAGTGGCGGGAGCTTTTCGGCGTCTCGCAGACCACGCTTTCGGATAAGATGATGCTTTCGCCCTCGGTTATAAGCGATTACGAGAGTGGGCGCCGGAAGAGCCCCGGCACAAAATTTGTGCGGCGCTTTGTATGGGCATTATTGAAGATTGACGAGGAGAGAGGAAGCCGCTTCATCCGCGAGTTCGCCAAGCTTACGAGTTCGCCGAGTATGGCGGTTGTGGACTTGCGGGAGTTCCCCATCCCCGTGCGGGTTGAGTACTTGTGTAAAGCCATTAAGGGTGAGGTTGTGGCTTGCTCCAGCCTAAACGTTAAGGAGGTTTTGGGCTACACTGTTGTGGACAGCAAGAAAACCATTGAAACGCTTTCCGGTTTTGAGTACGCCCAACTGTTTGGCGCCACAACGGAGCGGGCGCTGGTCTTCACAAATATTGGAAATGAAAGTTCGCCAATGATGCTTGTGCGCATGAGCAGTCTAAAACCACGGGTTGTCGTCTTTCACGGCGTAAAGCCAGACGAGTATTCGATTAGGCTGGCAGAATACGACCACATACCTCTAATCTATTCGGCCCTGCCAACCGTAGAGCAGCTTGTTAAGTCGCTGAGGAAACTTTACCGCGTCGCACTCCGCGTGAAACTTGGCAGAGCAGTCCGCCCACCCCCAAAAGTGAGCACATAA